One genomic window of Cololabis saira isolate AMF1-May2022 chromosome 3, fColSai1.1, whole genome shotgun sequence includes the following:
- the LOC133432766 gene encoding uncharacterized protein LOC133432766 isoform X1 — MGRMHRKYKKREKEWMDMGGKQGRMRRQRWTNRRPATTLNLQQRTKQKQWGWRMMTHRMQSQGSTSTQPSFDSMSSSDSVLFSDSEQAEDDTDVFLTDSSSSVSMGGAGQVATKTDARSERPRSLWTCGGFTDKEEEEPYRSERGSKEAHLGLAETDPMKPAPKSKGDILFAQKCAELQGFVRPLLELLNGLKKGRFDHGLSSFQQSVAMDRIQRIVGVLQRPNCGEKYMNTLLQVEGMLKLWFPQIHNRAACAASSIATSPTHSFQDTSVSTPPHKHRDQLHIPVKKRRLSWTGTDSPTPSPVLIKCPRISAEDGTMKPEQDTGHRPPSSPSLANQHSPDVAANGHLNDDKKGKDSENGEPGKLSKYNAGQSSEPSLTWVHVAPILSPRKACLSHEGTTIVAHIENVLPLSIRGSPAMQDSSISSTTPSKHPNNQKMPVQCQSQPVPVQQNETEIADTHQGESQPSAVTLKPLSGVCPAT; from the exons ATAGAAGACCAGCTACAACCTTGAACCTGCAGCAGaggacaaaacaaaagcagtggGGATGGAGGATGATGACTCACA GGATGCAGTCACAAGGAAGCACCTCAACTCAGCCCTCATTTGATTCCATGAGCTCCAGCGACAGCGTCCTGTTCAGCGACTCGGAACAGGCGGAGGATGACACAGACGTCTTTTTGACCGACAGTTCTTCTTCTGTCAGCATGGGTGGGGCAGGCCAGGTCGCCACCAAAACGGATGCCAGATCAGAGAGGCCCAGGTCCCTCTGGACGTGCGGCGGCTTCACAgataaggaggaggaggagccatACAGGTCAGAGCGTGGCAGCAAAGAAGCTCACCTCGGTTTGGCAGAGACTGATCCTATGAAGCCAGCACCAAAATCAAAAGGAGATATATTGTTTGCTCAGAAG TGTGCTGAGCTGCAGGGTTTTGTCAGGCCACTTCTCGAGCTGCTGAATGGACTGAAGAAGGGCCGATTCGACCACG GTCTAAGTAGTTTCCAACAGAGTGTTGCCATGGATCGCATACAGAGGATTGTGGGCGTTTTACAGAGACCTAACTGCGG GGAGAAGTACATGAACACGCTGCTTCAAGTTGAAGGGATGTTAAAGCTTTGGTTTCCCCAAATCCATAATCGAGCTGCGTGTGCAGCCTCAAGCATCGCCACATCCCCCACTCATTCCTTCCAGGACACTTCCGTCTCCACCCCACCGCACAAGCACCGGGATCAGTTACATATTCCTGTCAAG AAGCGCAGACTGAGCTGGACAGGTACGGACTCCCCCACACCTTCTCCTGTTCTTATCAAGTGCCCCCGCATCAGCGCAGAAGACGGAACAATGAAGCCCGAACAAGACACGGGACACCGTCCTCCCTCTTCCCCCTCGCTGGCAAACCAACATTCCCCTGATGTGGCCGCTAATGGTCACCTAAATGATGACAAGAAGGGTAAAGACAGTGAGAATGGAGAACCGGGCAAGCTGTCCAAGTACAATGCCGGCCAGAGCTCAGAGCCGAGCCTGACGTGGGTGCATGTCGCTCCCATCCTGTCACCACGAAAAGCCTGTCTCTCCCACGAGGGCACAACCATCGTGGCTCACATTGAAAATGTCCTCCCACTGAGCATAAGGGGCAGTCCAGCTATGCAAGACAGTTCCATCTCATCCACCACCCCCTCCAAACACCCCAACAATCAGAAGATGCCAGTCCAGTGCCAAAGCCAGCCTGTTCCTGTACAGCAGAATGAGACAGAGATCGCTGACACACATCAGGGTGAAAGCCAGCCTTCAGCTGTCACACTGAAGCCTTTGTCCGGGGTGTGCCCCGCTACCTGA
- the LOC133432766 gene encoding uncharacterized protein LOC133432766 isoform X3, producing the protein MPGMQSQGSTSTQPSFDSMSSSDSVLFSDSEQAEDDTDVFLTDSSSSVSMGGAGQVATKTDARSERPRSLWTCGGFTDKEEEEPYRSERGSKEAHLGLAETDPMKPAPKSKGDILFAQKCAELQGFVRPLLELLNGLKKGRFDHGLSSFQQSVAMDRIQRIVGVLQRPNCGEKYMNTLLQVEGMLKLWFPQIHNRAACAASSIATSPTHSFQDTSVSTPPHKHRDQLHIPVKKRRLSWTGTDSPTPSPVLIKCPRISAEDGTMKPEQDTGHRPPSSPSLANQHSPDVAANGHLNDDKKGKDSENGEPGKLSKYNAGQSSEPSLTWVHVAPILSPRKACLSHEGTTIVAHIENVLPLSIRGSPAMQDSSISSTTPSKHPNNQKMPVQCQSQPVPVQQNETEIADTHQGESQPSAVTLKPLSGVCPAT; encoded by the exons GGATGCAGTCACAAGGAAGCACCTCAACTCAGCCCTCATTTGATTCCATGAGCTCCAGCGACAGCGTCCTGTTCAGCGACTCGGAACAGGCGGAGGATGACACAGACGTCTTTTTGACCGACAGTTCTTCTTCTGTCAGCATGGGTGGGGCAGGCCAGGTCGCCACCAAAACGGATGCCAGATCAGAGAGGCCCAGGTCCCTCTGGACGTGCGGCGGCTTCACAgataaggaggaggaggagccatACAGGTCAGAGCGTGGCAGCAAAGAAGCTCACCTCGGTTTGGCAGAGACTGATCCTATGAAGCCAGCACCAAAATCAAAAGGAGATATATTGTTTGCTCAGAAG TGTGCTGAGCTGCAGGGTTTTGTCAGGCCACTTCTCGAGCTGCTGAATGGACTGAAGAAGGGCCGATTCGACCACG GTCTAAGTAGTTTCCAACAGAGTGTTGCCATGGATCGCATACAGAGGATTGTGGGCGTTTTACAGAGACCTAACTGCGG GGAGAAGTACATGAACACGCTGCTTCAAGTTGAAGGGATGTTAAAGCTTTGGTTTCCCCAAATCCATAATCGAGCTGCGTGTGCAGCCTCAAGCATCGCCACATCCCCCACTCATTCCTTCCAGGACACTTCCGTCTCCACCCCACCGCACAAGCACCGGGATCAGTTACATATTCCTGTCAAG AAGCGCAGACTGAGCTGGACAGGTACGGACTCCCCCACACCTTCTCCTGTTCTTATCAAGTGCCCCCGCATCAGCGCAGAAGACGGAACAATGAAGCCCGAACAAGACACGGGACACCGTCCTCCCTCTTCCCCCTCGCTGGCAAACCAACATTCCCCTGATGTGGCCGCTAATGGTCACCTAAATGATGACAAGAAGGGTAAAGACAGTGAGAATGGAGAACCGGGCAAGCTGTCCAAGTACAATGCCGGCCAGAGCTCAGAGCCGAGCCTGACGTGGGTGCATGTCGCTCCCATCCTGTCACCACGAAAAGCCTGTCTCTCCCACGAGGGCACAACCATCGTGGCTCACATTGAAAATGTCCTCCCACTGAGCATAAGGGGCAGTCCAGCTATGCAAGACAGTTCCATCTCATCCACCACCCCCTCCAAACACCCCAACAATCAGAAGATGCCAGTCCAGTGCCAAAGCCAGCCTGTTCCTGTACAGCAGAATGAGACAGAGATCGCTGACACACATCAGGGTGAAAGCCAGCCTTCAGCTGTCACACTGAAGCCTTTGTCCGGGGTGTGCCCCGCTACCTGA
- the LOC133432766 gene encoding uncharacterized protein LOC133432766 isoform X2, with the protein MDMGGKQGRMRRQRWTRMQSQGSTSTQPSFDSMSSSDSVLFSDSEQAEDDTDVFLTDSSSSVSMGGAGQVATKTDARSERPRSLWTCGGFTDKEEEEPYRSERGSKEAHLGLAETDPMKPAPKSKGDILFAQKCAELQGFVRPLLELLNGLKKGRFDHGLSSFQQSVAMDRIQRIVGVLQRPNCGEKYMNTLLQVEGMLKLWFPQIHNRAACAASSIATSPTHSFQDTSVSTPPHKHRDQLHIPVKKRRLSWTGTDSPTPSPVLIKCPRISAEDGTMKPEQDTGHRPPSSPSLANQHSPDVAANGHLNDDKKGKDSENGEPGKLSKYNAGQSSEPSLTWVHVAPILSPRKACLSHEGTTIVAHIENVLPLSIRGSPAMQDSSISSTTPSKHPNNQKMPVQCQSQPVPVQQNETEIADTHQGESQPSAVTLKPLSGVCPAT; encoded by the exons GGATGCAGTCACAAGGAAGCACCTCAACTCAGCCCTCATTTGATTCCATGAGCTCCAGCGACAGCGTCCTGTTCAGCGACTCGGAACAGGCGGAGGATGACACAGACGTCTTTTTGACCGACAGTTCTTCTTCTGTCAGCATGGGTGGGGCAGGCCAGGTCGCCACCAAAACGGATGCCAGATCAGAGAGGCCCAGGTCCCTCTGGACGTGCGGCGGCTTCACAgataaggaggaggaggagccatACAGGTCAGAGCGTGGCAGCAAAGAAGCTCACCTCGGTTTGGCAGAGACTGATCCTATGAAGCCAGCACCAAAATCAAAAGGAGATATATTGTTTGCTCAGAAG TGTGCTGAGCTGCAGGGTTTTGTCAGGCCACTTCTCGAGCTGCTGAATGGACTGAAGAAGGGCCGATTCGACCACG GTCTAAGTAGTTTCCAACAGAGTGTTGCCATGGATCGCATACAGAGGATTGTGGGCGTTTTACAGAGACCTAACTGCGG GGAGAAGTACATGAACACGCTGCTTCAAGTTGAAGGGATGTTAAAGCTTTGGTTTCCCCAAATCCATAATCGAGCTGCGTGTGCAGCCTCAAGCATCGCCACATCCCCCACTCATTCCTTCCAGGACACTTCCGTCTCCACCCCACCGCACAAGCACCGGGATCAGTTACATATTCCTGTCAAG AAGCGCAGACTGAGCTGGACAGGTACGGACTCCCCCACACCTTCTCCTGTTCTTATCAAGTGCCCCCGCATCAGCGCAGAAGACGGAACAATGAAGCCCGAACAAGACACGGGACACCGTCCTCCCTCTTCCCCCTCGCTGGCAAACCAACATTCCCCTGATGTGGCCGCTAATGGTCACCTAAATGATGACAAGAAGGGTAAAGACAGTGAGAATGGAGAACCGGGCAAGCTGTCCAAGTACAATGCCGGCCAGAGCTCAGAGCCGAGCCTGACGTGGGTGCATGTCGCTCCCATCCTGTCACCACGAAAAGCCTGTCTCTCCCACGAGGGCACAACCATCGTGGCTCACATTGAAAATGTCCTCCCACTGAGCATAAGGGGCAGTCCAGCTATGCAAGACAGTTCCATCTCATCCACCACCCCCTCCAAACACCCCAACAATCAGAAGATGCCAGTCCAGTGCCAAAGCCAGCCTGTTCCTGTACAGCAGAATGAGACAGAGATCGCTGACACACATCAGGGTGAAAGCCAGCCTTCAGCTGTCACACTGAAGCCTTTGTCCGGGGTGTGCCCCGCTACCTGA
- the LOC133432766 gene encoding uncharacterized protein LOC133432766 isoform X4 has protein sequence MQSQGSTSTQPSFDSMSSSDSVLFSDSEQAEDDTDVFLTDSSSSVSMGGAGQVATKTDARSERPRSLWTCGGFTDKEEEEPYRSERGSKEAHLGLAETDPMKPAPKSKGDILFAQKCAELQGFVRPLLELLNGLKKGRFDHGLSSFQQSVAMDRIQRIVGVLQRPNCGEKYMNTLLQVEGMLKLWFPQIHNRAACAASSIATSPTHSFQDTSVSTPPHKHRDQLHIPVKKRRLSWTGTDSPTPSPVLIKCPRISAEDGTMKPEQDTGHRPPSSPSLANQHSPDVAANGHLNDDKKGKDSENGEPGKLSKYNAGQSSEPSLTWVHVAPILSPRKACLSHEGTTIVAHIENVLPLSIRGSPAMQDSSISSTTPSKHPNNQKMPVQCQSQPVPVQQNETEIADTHQGESQPSAVTLKPLSGVCPAT, from the exons ATGCAGTCACAAGGAAGCACCTCAACTCAGCCCTCATTTGATTCCATGAGCTCCAGCGACAGCGTCCTGTTCAGCGACTCGGAACAGGCGGAGGATGACACAGACGTCTTTTTGACCGACAGTTCTTCTTCTGTCAGCATGGGTGGGGCAGGCCAGGTCGCCACCAAAACGGATGCCAGATCAGAGAGGCCCAGGTCCCTCTGGACGTGCGGCGGCTTCACAgataaggaggaggaggagccatACAGGTCAGAGCGTGGCAGCAAAGAAGCTCACCTCGGTTTGGCAGAGACTGATCCTATGAAGCCAGCACCAAAATCAAAAGGAGATATATTGTTTGCTCAGAAG TGTGCTGAGCTGCAGGGTTTTGTCAGGCCACTTCTCGAGCTGCTGAATGGACTGAAGAAGGGCCGATTCGACCACG GTCTAAGTAGTTTCCAACAGAGTGTTGCCATGGATCGCATACAGAGGATTGTGGGCGTTTTACAGAGACCTAACTGCGG GGAGAAGTACATGAACACGCTGCTTCAAGTTGAAGGGATGTTAAAGCTTTGGTTTCCCCAAATCCATAATCGAGCTGCGTGTGCAGCCTCAAGCATCGCCACATCCCCCACTCATTCCTTCCAGGACACTTCCGTCTCCACCCCACCGCACAAGCACCGGGATCAGTTACATATTCCTGTCAAG AAGCGCAGACTGAGCTGGACAGGTACGGACTCCCCCACACCTTCTCCTGTTCTTATCAAGTGCCCCCGCATCAGCGCAGAAGACGGAACAATGAAGCCCGAACAAGACACGGGACACCGTCCTCCCTCTTCCCCCTCGCTGGCAAACCAACATTCCCCTGATGTGGCCGCTAATGGTCACCTAAATGATGACAAGAAGGGTAAAGACAGTGAGAATGGAGAACCGGGCAAGCTGTCCAAGTACAATGCCGGCCAGAGCTCAGAGCCGAGCCTGACGTGGGTGCATGTCGCTCCCATCCTGTCACCACGAAAAGCCTGTCTCTCCCACGAGGGCACAACCATCGTGGCTCACATTGAAAATGTCCTCCCACTGAGCATAAGGGGCAGTCCAGCTATGCAAGACAGTTCCATCTCATCCACCACCCCCTCCAAACACCCCAACAATCAGAAGATGCCAGTCCAGTGCCAAAGCCAGCCTGTTCCTGTACAGCAGAATGAGACAGAGATCGCTGACACACATCAGGGTGAAAGCCAGCCTTCAGCTGTCACACTGAAGCCTTTGTCCGGGGTGTGCCCCGCTACCTGA
- the prpf3 gene encoding U4/U6 small nuclear ribonucleoprotein Prp3: MSLPKREVEELRPWVERTVKKVLGFSEPTVVTAALHCVGKGLDKRKTTDQLRPFLDDSAGGFVERLFEALEESRGSRGSKGGSEKNRKRELKDVFGDEADKGAVREKPEAGDVTTVKRKRTHRFEEVEEPEVIPGPPSESPGMLTKLQIKQMMEAATKQIEERKKQLSFGSSATSQLDTPPLSRLLSAHGVSAAGASSLAPSQAASFMNDAIEKARKAAELQARIQSQLAMKPGILGPLGNTGAHNLVALANLHAMGIAPPKVEIKEVNKPTPLILDDKGRTVDASGKEVELTHRMPTLKANIRAVKREQFRQQLKEKPSEDLESTSYFDQRVLITPSQRPRRSFKFHEQGRFEKIAQRVRTKAQLERLQNEIAQAAKKTGIQASTKLALIAPKKEIGEGEVPYIEWWDSYILPSHTPINKDTKFGELDLFGVTNLVEHPAQMSPPVDTDKPVTLGVYLTKKEQKKLRRQTRREAQKEVQEKVRLGLMPPPEPKVRISNLMRVLGTEAVQDPTKVEAHVRAQMAKRQKAHEEANAARKLTAEQRKDKKVKKLREDLTNGVHIAVYRIRNLQNPAKKFKVEANANQLYLTGTVVLHKDVNIVVVEGGPKSQKKFKKLMMHRIKWVEHNSKRDDPDGDDDTKRNNKCWLIWEGTAKERSYGEMKFKQCPTENMAREHFKKHGTEHYWDLALSQSVLDGTDD, encoded by the exons ATGTCTCTTCCCAAGCGGGAGGTGGAGGAGTTGAGACCATGGGTGGAGCGAACAGTGAAGAAAGTGCTGGGTTTCTCTGAGCCCACTGTGGTCACCGCTGCTTTACACTGTGTGGGGAAAGGCCTGGATAAACGCAAGACCACAG ACCAGCTGCGCCCTTTCCTTGATGACTCTGCTGGAGGTTTCGTGGAGCGGCTTTTTGAAGCTCTTGAGGAGAGCCGAGGTTCCCGTGGCAGCAAAGGAGGAAGTGAAAAAAACCGCAAGAGAGAACTTAAG GATGTATTTGGAGATGAGGCTGACAAAGGTGCAGTTCGTGAGAAGCCCGAGGCAGGAGATGTGACAACAGTAAAGCGGAAACGAACCCATCGCtttgaggaggtggaggagcccGAGGTCATTCCCGGGCCGCCATCTGAAAGCCCTGGCATGCTTACAAAACTGCAG ATCAAACAGATGATGGAAGCTGCCACAAAACAAATcgaagaaaggaagaaacaaCTAAGCTTTGGCTCTTCTGCAACG TCACAGCTAGACACCCCTCCACTGTCACGGCTTCTCAGTGCTCATGGAGTTTCAGCTGCTGGTGCCTCATCTCTTGCCCCCTCTCAGGCTGCCAGCTTTATGAATGATGCAATTGAGAAGGCCCGCAAGGCTGCTGAGCTACAGGCCCGCATCCAATCCCAGTTAGCCATGAAGCCTGGCATCCTCGGGCCTTTGGGGAACACTGGGGCTCACAACCTAGTCGCACTTGCTAATCTGCATGCCATGGGAATTGCTCCACC GAAAGTAGAAATTAAAGAGGTGAACAAACCAACGCCTCTTATTTTGGACGATAAGGGAAGAACTGTAGATGCCAGTGGAAAAGAGGTGGAACTCACACACCGTATGCCCACTCTCAAAG CGAACATACGAGCGGTAAAGAGGGAGCAGTTCCGCCAGCAGTTGAAGGAGAAGCCTAGTGAGGACTTGGAGTCCACGTCCTACTTTGACCAGCGTGTTCTTATCACACCATCTCAGCGTCCTCGCAGGAGCTTTAAATTCCATGAGCAGGGGCGTTTTGAGAAAATTGCTCAGAGAGTTAGAACTAAG GCCCAACTTGAACGACTGCAAAATGAGATTGCCCAGGCAGCGAAGAAAACAGGAATCCAGGCATCTACCAAGCTGGCTCTGATTGCTCCTAAAAAAGAGATTGGAGAAGGGGAAGTGCCCTATATTGAGTGGTGGGACTCGTACATCTTGCCCTCCCACACACCCAT aaataaagacacaaaatttGGAGAATTGGATTTGTTTGGTGTGACCAACCTGGTAGAGCATCCTGCACAGATGAGTCCTCCCG ttgacACAGACAAGCCAGTAACGCTGGGCGTATACTTGACAAAGAAGGAACAGAAGAAATTGAGAAGACAAACGCGGAGAGAGGCACAAAAAGAAGTGCAAGAAAAGGTCCGTCTGGGACTTATGCCTCCACCAGAACCCAAAG TACGCATCTCCAACCTGATGAGAGTGTTGGGAACAGAGGCCGTTCAGGACCCCACAAAAGTTGAAGCCCATGTGAGAGCACAGATGGCCAAAAGACAAAA AGCTCATGAGGAGGCCAACGCAGCGCGGAAGCTCACAGCAGAgcaaagaaaagataagaaggTCAAGAAGTTAAGAGAAGACCTGACTAACGGTGTTCATATTGCAGTATATAG GATCCGTAACCTCCAAAATCCAGCAAAGAAGTTTAAAGTGGAAGCCAATGCCAACCAGCTGTACCTGACAGGCACAGTAGTTCTGCACAAAGATGTCAACATTGTTGTGGTGGAAGGAG GCCCTAAATCCCAGAAAAAGTTCAAAAAGCTGATGATGCACAGGATCAAGTGGGTGGAACACAACAGTAAAAGAGACG